A single Metarhizium brunneum chromosome 5, complete sequence DNA region contains:
- the APT1 gene encoding Adenine phosphoribosyltransferase produces MTGPPPLDHTSDLSSNIQTTAASTAQDAEGRQPAAAASSAAQLASAKISLRKTLRQFPDFPIPGIDFVDIMPLFANVDAHATLVSALELQITQTFNNVKPDIIVGLDARGFLFGPGLALSLGVGFAAVRKKGKLPGPCVTAEYVKEYGKDLFQMQQDAIKEGQKVLIVDDIIATGGSAKAAADLVTQLKGQVMGYLFILEVPGLDGRDKLGAAPTAILLEGV; encoded by the exons ATGACCGGGCCCCCTCCCCTAGACCACACTTCAGACCTGTCGTCCAATATTCAGACAACCGCTGCTTCAACTGCCCAAGATGCCGAGGGACgacagcccgccgccgccgcctcctccgccgcccaaCTCGCCAGTGCAAAGATAAGCCTGCGCAAGACCCTTCGCCAGTTTCCCGACTTCCCTATTCCTGGCATTGACTTCGTTGATATCATGCCCTTGTTCGCCAATGTCGACGCCCACGCTACTCTCGTTTCCGCTCTCGAGCTGCAGATTACCCAGACCTTCAACAACGTAAAGCCCGATATCATTGTCGGGCTGGATGCCCGCGGCTTCCTCTTTGGCCCTGGCCTTGCTCTGAGTCTTGGCGTTGGCTTTGCTGCCGTTcgcaagaagggcaagctTCCCGGCCCTTGCGTCACTGCTGAGTATGTCAAAGAGTACGGCAAGGATTTGTTCCAAATGCAGCAAGATGCCATCAAGGAGGGGCAGAAGGTTCTCATTGTGGACGATATTATTGCAACCG GTGGCTCTGCTAAAGCCGCAGCTGATCTCGTCACGCAACTCAAGGGTCAAGTCATGGGCTATCTGTTCATTCTGGAAGTTCCCGGTCTCGACGGCCGTGACAAACTTGGCGCGGCCCCTACAGCCATCCTGCTGGAGGGCGTTTAA
- the tea1 gene encoding Tip elongation aberrant protein 1: MAFLFKSKKSQDRALSSRDGNSGSQGSIQSTSSRLARDEKNAAAQRATPTGSLNSVDENGTSSPEQLRRGGSLEQTPPSSDLPLRNTPPASNPNASLYPWSQRRLTYTPNHPSPFPRYGAAVNATASKEGDIYMMGGLINSSTVKGDLWLIEAGGNLACYPLATTAEGPGPRVGHSSLLVGNAFIVYGGDTKIEESDTLDETLYLLNTSTRHWSRALPAGPRPSGRYGHSLNILGSKIYIFGGQVEGYFMNDLSAFDLNQLQSPNNRWEILLPGDTSPKTPAARTNHSMITFNDKMYLFGGTNGFQWFNDVWCYDPAVNKWAQLDCIGYIPAPREGHAAALVDDVMYVFGGRTEEGTDLGDLAAFRISSRRWYTFQNMGPSPSARSGHSMTNVGKSIVVLGGEPSSATTTINDLGIMYVLDTTKIRYPNDSQQGAQRVAQGMRRPSGSEVPNATVRQLPAASSAQEPRKQGNAPVTAATAIPTTPANKPSNGYHSPPPGGPPGGPEQQNTGAPSAPSSSTPPSKVPRAGVTPSPAGPPPQGPTPAKPTVETSAVGRARGASADRAGAPGSPQATRPPQAAVIASEVDTAAVNGRRTPTTQASPVAQPTRNGSKQESPAGDAGKAHQRGHRHLQGSVDSSADSGARAIRPSSPPPPTRQTSNPLSRRSSGRNSQTVALLKELDSSRNRNAWYASELELARKAGYVSSATMAPLDAKAAETFDDEDRPLIEALLAMKTELANVQSAVDKQAVVAAKQIAEAEKQRDAAIQEAVYAKAKLTAYSGGSSSSTPQLDGERDDPADRSGEIGKKLATALHLHKDLKQQLESLRTELSAEKNARQLADDTTSAAQKRMADLETYRQQTSTEVERLKAELHLVQREAREKSVACAEAVAALELIRVERGEFESKYKEAVGSSKDHNATFETLRSAIAASQDARSHLEKKLEEERLARESVEDKLNKLKMEHEARATELVASTQRLRDAEELVEKHSNEARTHREALLSGLGKITTRDLANGGKGDSGRLVALQNQLATANELVKKYQQEADAAADKLRSAEERIAGLEQYQEQSSREGVAIRRQLQSALRETQGLQAGHTDLKNKLAAQQLETNAMTVQHNTLKDILAERGISPTGGAVRGRSLASPRTSSPDQSRVRDLEMQLANATAAHEESRHQFASQQQESEMAYRDKLQQLESDYQSAVHYVKGTEKMLKQLKDQLTRYKTDNGRLKSQMEELRGRLEEAEGDGQRSGSAQADWQAERDALHQRVEALEMELRTSGSKLEQSLEKLKKELADSKKQRDEAVRDLDLHKKDLEQLQTENALLEQRTTDAEQKVALLLDQVEHSVDNYRRRSRQIPNIAIEGTNGGAHGHSRNESSENESTYEGNSLDARNSAALDNLASELETLRSHWEATNKNYRLSTNFDFDSPAVGKKANEGSTDGGLSDSLADWRKRLDTEDQHAGSDKV; encoded by the exons ATGGCGTTCCTATTCAAGTCCAAGAAGAGCCAGGACCGCGCATTATCAAGTCGCGATGGCAACTCTGGCTCACAGGGGTCCATTCAGAGTACCAGTTCTCGCTTGGCCCGCGACGAGAAGAATGCCGCCGCACAAAGAGCTACTCCCACGGGAAGCTTGAATTCCGTCGACGAAAATGGTACTAGTAGCCCGGAACAGCTTCGCAGGGGAGGGAGTTTGGAACAAACTCCGCCATCATCAGATCTACCC CTTCGAAACACACCACCAGCCTCTAATCCCAATGCCTCTCTGTACCCATGGTCGCAAAGGCGGCTAACATATACCCCAAACCACCCGAGTCCTTTCCCCCGATATGGCGCTGCCGTAAATGCAACCGCGTCGAAAGAAGGCGACATATACATGATGGGCGGCCTAATCAACAGCTCCACTGTGAAGGGCGACTTGTGGCTGATTGAGGCCGGGGGCAACCTCGCTTGTTACCCTCTAGCGACTACCGCCGAGGGCCCAGGTCCAAGAGTTGGCCACTCCAGTTTACTCGTCGGCAATGCATTCATTGTTTATGGCGGTGATACCAAGATTGAAGAGTCCGATACCTTGGACGAGACTCTATATTTGCTGAATACCT CAACGAGGCACTGGTCCCGCGCCCTGCCGGCTGGCCCTAGGCCGTCTGGGCGATATGGCCATTCACTTAATATCCTAGGCTCCAAGATTTACATCTTTGGCGGTCAAGTCGAAGGCTACTTCATGAATGACCTTTCCGCCTTTGACCTCAACCAATTGCAGTCACCGAACAACAGATGGGAGATTCTCCTTCCAGGCGATACCTCTCCAAAGACGCCGGCCGCCCGTACAAACCACTCTATGATCACATTCAACGACAAGATGTATCT ATTTGGTGGAACGAATGGCTTCCAGTGGTTTAATGACGTGTGGTGCTACGACCCAGCTGTTAACAAATGGGCTCAGCTAGACTGCATTGGCTACATTCCTGCTCCTCGAGAGGGACATGCTGCAGCGCTTGTAGACGATGTCATGTATGTTTTTGGCGGTCGCACCGAAGAAGGGACCGATTTGGGCGATCTGGCGGCCTTCAGAATATCATCGCGACGATGGTATACTTTCCAAAATATGGGGCCATCACCATCAGCTCGATCAGGCCACAGTATGACAAATGTGGGAAAATCTATTGTTGTCCTAGGTGGTGAACCGAGCTCAGCGACAACTACTATCAACGATTTGGGCATCATGTATGTTCTGGATACGACTAAGATTCGATATCCCAACGATAGTCAGCAAGGTGCTCAGAGGGTAGCCCAGGGAATGCGGAGGCCAAGTGGGAGTGAAGTACCGAATGCCACCGTTCGACAGCTACCCGCTGCCTCGAGTGCCCAAGAGCCACGGAAACAAGGCAATGCACCCGTCACAGCCGCTACCGCAATACCTACTACTCCTGCTAACAAGCCTTCGAACGGGTACCACTCACCACCACCCGGTGGCCCACCCGGTGGCCCTGAGCAACAGAATACAGGCGCTCCATCCGCTCCCTCTTCTAGCACGCCGCCGTCCAAAGTTCCCAGAGCCGGTGTCACGCCGAGCCCTGCTGGTCCGCCTCCTCAAGGACCGACGCCAGCCAAACCTACCGTTGAGACTTCGGCCGTGGGGCGTGCCCGAGGAGCTTCGGCAGATCGTGCTGGGGCACCTGGGTCTCCACAGGCAACAAGACCGCCGCAGGCTGCAGTTATCGCCAGCGAGGTTGATACAGCAGCTGTCAATGGACGACGAACACCGACGACTCAGGCATCGCCCGTTGCACAACCAACAAGAAATGGGTCCAAGCAGGAATCGCCGGCCGGCGATGCGGGCAAGGCCCATCAGAGGGGTCACCGTCACCTGCAGGGTTCCGTGGATAGTTCCGCCGACTCTGGAGCTCGGGCTATCCGaccgtcatcgccgccgccacccacAAGACAAACGAGTAATCCTCTGTCTCGACGTTCGTCTGGCAGAAATTCTCAGACTGTTGCTCTTCTAAAGGAACTAGATTCGTCGAGAAACAGAAACGCGTGGTACGCTTCCGAGCTGGAGTTGGCGCGAAAGGCTGGATATGTGTCAAGTGCCACCATGGCTCCCCTTGATGCCAAGGCCGCTGAAACATTTGATGATGAGGACCGACCACTAATCGAAGCTTTGTTGGCTATGAAAACGGAACTGGCAAACGTACAGAGCGCAGTGGACAAGCAAGCTGTGGTGGCCGCCAAGCAGATTGCCGAGGCTGAGAAGCAACGTGACGCAGCGATTCAGGAAGCGGTTTACGCCAAAGCCAAACTGACCGCATACTCTGGAGGAAGTTCATCGAGCACGCCTCAGCTGGATGGCGAGCGAGACGATCCGGCGGACCGATCTGGTGAGATTGGCAAGAAACTCGCGACGGCCCTGCACCTTCACAAGGACTTGAAACAACAACTGGAAAGTCTCAGGACTGAATTATCGGCAGAGAAAAATGCTCGCCAGCTAGCTGACGATACTACATCTGCAGCCCAGAAGCGTATGGCCGATCTGGAGACTTACAGACAGCAAACATCAACAGAGGTTGAGCGACTGAAGGCGGAACTACATCTTGTACAGCGGGAGGCCAGAGAGAAATCCGTCGCCTGTGCCGAGGCTGTAGCAGCCTTGGAGCTGATAAGAGTGGAAAGAGGCGAGTTCGAATCCAAATATAAAGAAGCCGTCGGCTCATCAAAGGACCACAACGCAACATTTGAAACTTTGAGAagcgccatcgccgcctcaCAAGACGCCAGATCAcacttggagaagaagctcgaagAAGAGAGACTGGCTCGTGAGTCAGTGGAAGACAAACTCAATAAGTTGAAAATGGAGCACGAAGCTCGTGCAACGGAACTGGTTGCGTCAACGCAACGGCTACGCGATGCGGAAGAGCTGGTCGAAAAACACTCAAACGAGGCCCGAACTCATCGGGAGGCACTGCTatctggccttggcaagATTACAACCAGGGACTTGGCGAACGGAGGCAAGGGCGACAGTGGGCGTCTTGTTGCACTGCAGAACCAACTGGCTACAGCAAACGAACTGGTGAAGAAGTATCAACAGGAGGCTGACGCGGCGGCCGATAAGCTGCGTAGCGCCGAAGAGCGAATCGCAGGGCTGGAGCAGTATCAGGAGCAGTCAAGCAGGGAGGGTGTGGCCATAAGAAGACAGCTCCAGTCTGCCTTGAGGGAAACACAGGGCCTTCAAGCCGGTCACACCGATTTGAAGAACAAATTGGCGGCTCAACAACTCGAGACTAACGCAATGACTGTGCAACACAATACTCTGAAAGATATCCTGGCAGAACGTGGGATTAGTCCGACGGGTGGTGCCGTCCGCGGTCGTAGCCTGGCCAGTCCCCGAACTAGCTCCCCCGACCAAAGCCGCGTGCGAGACTTGGAGATGCAACTCGCCAATGCCACTGCGGCCCATGAAGAGAGCCGACATCAATTTGCATCTCAACAACAGGAGTCAGAGATGGCGTACCGCGATAAACTCCAACAACTCGAGAGCGACTACCAATCAGCAGTGCATTATGTCAAGGGAACGGAAAAGATGCTGAAGCAGCTCAAAGACCAACTGACGCGTTACAAGACGGATAATGGACGCCTCAAGTCGCAAATGGAGGAGCTGCGAGGTCGACTTGAGGAAGCTGAGGGTGATGGACAGCGATCAGGGTCAGCCCAGGCAGACTGGCAAGCCGAGCGAGATGCACTGCATCAGAGGGTGGAGGCCCTCGAGATGGAACTGAGGACTTCTGGATCTAAGCTGGAGCAGAGTCTTGAaaagctgaagaaggagcTGGCCGACAGCAAGAAGCAGCGCGATGAAGCTGTCAGGGATCTTGACCTGCACAAGAAGGATCTAGAACAACTTCAAACCGAAAACGCTCTTCTTGAACAGCGGACCACTGACGCGGAGCAAAAGGTGGCGCTCCTACTTGACCAGGTCGAGCACTCGGTTGATAACTATCGACGCCGCAGTCGGCAAATTCCCAACATAGCTATCGAAGGCACGAATGGCGGAGCCCATGGACATAGTCGCAATGAGAGTTCCGAAAATGAGAGTACATACGAGGGCAACAGTCTGGATGCTAGAAACAGCGCGGCGCTCGACAACCTTGCCAGCGAGCTCGAGACCCTGCGAAGTCACTGGGAAGCTACTAACAAGAACTACCGGCTGAGCACCAATTTCGACTTTGACTCTCCTGCAGTGGGCAAGAAGGCGAATGAGGGCTCGACAGATGGTGGTCTGAGTGACAGTCTAGCCGATTGGAGAAAGAGACTCGACACTGAAGACCAGCACGCCGGCAGTGATAAGGTTTAG
- the mnl1 gene encoding ER degradation-enhancing alpha-mannosidase-like protein 1, giving the protein MFVAATLLVSALLPWITTSMRADYLAQLRQDTVDMFYHGFSNYMKHAFPEDELRPLTCGALTRDRDDPTRIELNDALGNYSLTLIDSLSTLAILAGGPQDGSYTGPQALSDFQDGVAQFVRLYGDGRRGPSGVGARARGFDLDSKVQVFETVIRGLGGLLSAHLFAIGELPITGYDPKPAETLAEKDPLELAPIPWPNGLKYDGQLLRLALDLAERLLPAFYTKTGIPYPRVNLRTGIPFYVHSPLNGDADRSKDEEGRLETTETCSAGAGSLTLEFTVLSRLTGDPRFENVAKRAFWEVWRRRSEIGLIGNGIDAERGFWIGPHSGIGAGMDSFFEYAFKSHVLLSGQEMPNVTRSRRQSTTNWLDPNSLHEPLPHEMHSSDAFLQAWHEAHASVKRHIYTDRNQFPYYSNSHRATGQPYTMWIDSLGAFYPGLLALAGEVDEAIEANLVYTALWTRYSALPERWSIRENNVEPGIGWWPGRPEFIESTYHIYRATKDPWYLHVGEMVLKDIRRRCYAPCGWAGLQDVRTGEKQNRMESFFLGETTKYMYLLFDPNHPLNNLDAAYVFTTEGHPLVIPRGKNSKPVRRKRQSSNLKDVSVSSYYNEKFTNTCPAPPPLQDPLTGSSTAARPDLFGVSRFTNLYNTPNLQGPVEEVLVHDEKKGLITKYRATSNHTIFPWTLPPTMLPANGTCVAPPQRVISAIEFPTTDAASSLISRLGAHIAWYSYLGPTATNLEGLRLQLEQEFSDDRGENVWRITHVGNTQLGRHETVFFHGEHVRHLKDEAFTCLRHKDSVNIQVLVEAPRPSNFTTPPTSENTSPPSSSSAILSSNIDTDLDAADLGVIPSESLFKHLLRAVTSVFDPSETDAPESETRDSVSASFHTWQAFTSVGAGSYPVPSILDSPIPGSPTYNSHDPMANFPWKAIYIADEACSGPLPDSAPRDHQVIVIRRGGCSFSDKVANIPAFAPRRSSLQLVIVVDEADEHGQHRDELPRPLMEVEQLTPKGMKRLHGVPLVLMRVARGEYDLFHSALAVGMRRKYTIVSQGLIIDNAVVL; this is encoded by the exons ATGTTTGTCGCCGCGACGCTCTTAGTATCCGCCTTGCTGCCATGGATAACGACGTCGATGCGGGCGGATTACTTGGCGCAGTTGCGCCAGGACACGGTCGACATGTTCTATCACGGGTTCAGCAACTACATGAAGCATGCGTTCCCAGAAGATGAG CTGCGACCACTAACGTGTGGTGCTTTAACTCGAGACCGCGACGACCCGACCCGGATTGAATTAAATGATGCTCTGGGCAACTATTCTCTTACCCTAATCGACAGCTTATCAACGCTCGCCATATTGGCAGGCGGCCCGCAAGACGGCTCCTATACAGGCCCTCAAGCTCTGAGCGATTTCCAAGATGGGGTTGCCCAGTTCGTTCGTCTCTATGGGGATGGTCGACGCGGTCCGTCGGGTGTGGGTGCGCGCGCTCGTGGCTTCGACCTCGATAGCAAAGTTCAAGTCTTTGAAACGGTGATTAGAGGACTAGGCGGCCTTCTGAGTGCCCATCTGTTTGCTATTGGAGAGTTGCCCATAACAGGGTACGATCCAAAGCCCGCAGAAACCCTCGCTGAAAAGGATCCATTGGAACTTGCACCGATTCCCTGGCCAAACGGACTCAAATATGATGGCCAGCTGCTCAGGCTTGCTCTTGATCTGGCAGAGAGGCTCTTGCCAGCATTCTACACCAAGACTGGAATTCCCTACCCCAGGGTGAATCTCCGGACCGGTATACCCTTTTACGTCCATTCTCCTCTGAACGGTGATGCAGACAGATCCAAGGATGAGGAAGGGCGCTTAGAGACCACGGAAACTTGCAGCGCGGGCGCAGGCAGTTTGACTTTGGAGTTTACGGTTCTCAGTCGGCTAACGGGCGATCCGAGATTTGAGAATGTAGCCAAGCGAGCGTTTTGGGaagtttggcggcggcgaagcgAAATTGGCCTCATTGGTAACGGAATTGACGCGGAGCGCGGCTTTTGGATAGGCCCTCACTCAGGCATTGGTGCGGGCATGGATAGTTTTTTTGAATATGCCTTCAAGAGCCATGTTCTTCTTTCGGGGCAGGAGATGCCTAATGTGACACGGTCTCGAAGACAGAGCACGACAAATTGGTTGGACCCGAATTCTCTTCATGAGCCCTTACCGCATGAGATGCATTCGTCTGATGCGTTTCTCCAAGCGTGGCATGAAGCGCATGCGTCTGTTAAACGGCATATTTACACGGATCGAAACCAGTTCCCCTACTATTCCAACTCGCATCGGGCGACGGGCCAGCCGTATACCATGTGGATTGATAGCTTGGGAGCCTTCTACCCCGGTCTTTTGGCTCTAGCTGGCGAGGTGGACGAAGCTATTGAGGCAAACCTCGTGTACACGGCGCTGTGGACAAGATACTCGGCGTTGCCCGAGCGTTGGTCCATTCGCGAAAACAACGTCGAGCCTGGTATTGGCTGGTGGCCTGGTCGACCGGAATTCATAGAATCGACATATCATATCTATCGCGCGACTAAAGACCCATGGTATCTTCACGTCGGCGAAATGGTCCTCAAGGATATCCGGCGTCGCTGTTACGCACCCTGTGGTTGGGCAGGGCTGCAAGATGTTCGAACCGGGGAGAAACAAAACCGCATGGAGAGTTTCTTTCTCGGCGAAACCACCAAATACATGTATCTCCTGTTCGACCCAAATCATCCTCTTAacaacctcgacgccgcgtACGTCTTTACCACTGAAGGCCATCCTCTCGTCATACCAAGAGGCAAGAACAGCAAGCCCGTCCGTCGCAAGCGCCAATCCAGCAATCTCAAAGATGTATCCGTCTCCAGCTACTACAACGAGAAGTTTACCAATACATGCCCAGCTCCCCCGCCCTTGCAAGATCCCTTGACTGGGTCTTCCACTGCCGCCAGGCCCGACTTGTTCGGTGTATCTCGCTTCACCAACCTCTACAACACACCAAACCTTCAAGGCCCTGTTGAAGAAGTCCTCGTACAtgacgaaaaaaaaggcctGATCACCAAATACCGCGCCACTTCCAACCACACCATCTTCCCCTGGACATTGCCTCCCACTATGCTCCCAGCAAACGGGACCTGCGTCGCTCCCCCCCAGCGAGTGATTTCAGCCATTGAATTCCCGACCACCGACGCTGCAAGCTCGTTGATTTCAAGACTCGGTGCGCACATTGCATGGTATAGCTACCTCGGCCCAACAGCCACGAATCTGGAGGGCCTCCGGTTGCAGCTTGAACAAGAATTCAGCGACGACCGAGGCGAAAACGTCTGGAGGATAACACACGTGGGCAACACACAGCTCGGTCGTCATGAAACAGTCTTTTTCCACGGAGAGCACGTCCGGCATCTCAAGGATGAAGCATTTACATGCCTGCGGCACAAAGACTCGGTCAACATACAGGTCCTTGTTGAAGCGCCCCGTCCCTCAAATTTCACCACACCTCCGACCTCTGAAAACACCAGtcctccatcatcttcctccgCCATACTATCTAGCAATATCGATACcgaccttgacgccgccgaccTGGGTGTGATCCCATCCGAGTCGCTGTTCAAACATCTCCTCCGGGCAGTAACTTCCGTCTTCGACCCCTCAGAGACAGACGCCCCCGAATCGGAAACCCGCGACTCCGTCTCCGCATCCTTTCACACGTGGCAGGCATTCACCTCTGTCGGCGCAGGGTCGTACCCCGTGCCCTCAATCCTCGACAGCCCGATCCCCGGCTCTCCGACTTACAACTCTCACGATCCCATGGCCAACTTCCCCTGGAAAGCAATCTACATTGCCGACGAAGCCTGCTCCGGGCCCCTCCCCGACTCGGCGCCCAGAGATCACCaggtcatcgtcatcagGCGAGGCGGGTGCTCTTTTAGCGACAAGGTCGCAAATATCCCGGCCTTTGCGCCGCGCCGAAGCTCGCTACAGCTGGTCATCGtggtcgacgaggccgacgagcaCGGCCAGCACAGGGACGAGCTGCCCCGGCCGCTGATGGAGGTGGAGCAACTCACGCCCAAGGGCATGAAGAGACTGCACGGGGTGccgctggtgctgatgcGCGTGGCAAGGGGAGAGTACGACTTGTTCCACAGCGCGCTCGCCGTCGGCATGCGCAGGAAATATACCATTGTGAGCCAGGGGCTCATTATCGACAATGCGGTAGTGTTATAg
- the PEX2 gene encoding Peroxisomal biogenesis factor 2, with protein MTDSSFIQAQQRVAARRQAREAEAVARLAAQREASRASSQLQRLPFPFNRLSPAWDAMSSREGTRPAFRVAQVDAELLDEELVALLKDQVCDALKYFGGGHLHDDWSAEILLALRAILFKLTVWDHDATYGAALQNLKYTDARRHGPVLSPPSRVQKSLYGLITVFGKYAWTRWEDWLLEQDDGYDQPSPRVRRLSLWTSRLTTMHSTAALASFLVFLLHGRYRTLLDRMLRMRLAPPTSQVSREVSFEYLNRQLVWHAFTEFLLFVLPLIGINKWRRWLSKTWRKTKEIVNTGAEGEKSANGEYGFLPERTCAICYQDQNDSATTETEIMAAAASSGVIGSSQTDVTNPYETIPCGCIYCFVCLATRLEREEGEGWTCLRCGEHVKECKPWSGDVLEPAVVSFRSAPAKTVAFTDDVTGGILEEQVPPREHLEPEETSAESSAEDFDEGFDEGSDIVDEASDIGSDIDIGSDAGD; from the coding sequence ATGACCGACTCTAGCTTCATCCAAGCGCAACAACGAGTCGCGGCGCGGCGCCAGGCTCGTGAGGCTGAAGCCGTCGCCAGACTTGCCGCCCAGCGCGAGGCGTCCCGAGCCAGCTCCCAGCTTCAGCGACTGCCATTCCCCTTCAACAGACTCTCGCCTGCATGGGATGCCATGTCGTCGCGCGAAGGCACTCGGCCTGCGTTTCGTGTCGCCCAGGTCGATGCCGAGCTGCTCGATGAGGAACTTGTTGCCCTTCTCAAGGACCAGGTCTGCGATGCGCTCAAATACTTTGGCGGGGGACATTTGCATGACGACTGGTCGGCCGAGATCCTGTTGGCTCTCAGGGCCATCCTCTTCAAGCTGACCGTCTGGGACCACGACGCTACATATGGTGCGGCGCTACAGAATCTCAAGTACACAGACGCGAGGAGACACGGCCCTGTCCTTTCACCTCCCTCCAGGGTACAAAAGTCCCTCTACGGTCTGATCACCGTCTTTGGAAAGTATGCTTGGACGCGGTGGGAGGACTGGCTGTTGGAGCAAGATGACGGCTACGACCAGCCCAGCCCCCGAGTTCGTCGCCTATCTCTCTGGACGTCACGGTTGACTACCATGCATTCCACTGCGGCTTTGGCTTCGTTCTTGGTGTTCCTGCTCCACGGCCGCTACAGGACATTGCTGGATCGAATGTTAAGAATGCGActggcgccgccgacaagcCAGGTCAGCCGGGAAGTGTCATTCGAGTATCTCAACCGCCAGCTTGTTTGGCACGCCTTCACCGAGTTTCTACTCTTTGTTCTACCCCTGATCGGCATCAACAAATGGAGGCGTTGGCTGAGCAAGACTTGGCGAAAGACCAAAGAGATTGTCAACACTGGCGCCGAGGGTGAGAAGTCGGCCAATGGCGAATACGGTTTCTTGCCGGAGCGGACATGCGCTATTTGCTACCAGGACCAGAATGACTCTGCCACGACGGAAACGGAGATTATGGCGGCTGCAGCCTCAAGCGGTGTAATTGGCTCGTCACAAACCGATGTCACGAACCCCTACGAGACGATCCCATGCGGCTGCATCTACTGCTTCGTCTGCCTGGCTACGCGGCTGGAGAGGGAGGAAGGCGAAGGCTGGACGTGCTTGCGGTGTGGCGAGCACGTCAAAGAGTGCAAACCGTGGAGCGGAGACGTGCTGGAGCCGGCAGTAGTGTCGTTCAGGTCGGCGCCAGCCAAGACGGTTGCATTCACGGACGACGTCACAGGCGGCATTCTGGAAGAGCAAGTGCCTCCGCGCGAACACCTGGAGCCGGAGGAAACGTCTGCGGAGAGCTCGGccgaggactttgacgaaGGATTTGACGAGGGATCTGACATAGTGGATGAGGCGTCTGATATCGGGTCTGATATCGATATCGGTTCGGACGCCGGCGATTGA